The proteins below come from a single Candidatus Acetothermia bacterium genomic window:
- a CDS encoding phosphatidate cytidylyltransferase — protein sequence MTSLTKRLVTATVAIPLVLAVFWVAERYQAGWAVALFLAAVGTVAGWEYLDLVGRLGIPLPRELFLLAVPAFLLLLLPWNGQYALVLAWGVVYLIVIYSFFRRGPEEGFFASLAGIFGFLYVPVTLGFVYLLFKAGFAYVVHFLLIVWGYDSGAYFVGSQFGRHQLLPRISLAKTWEGTAGGLLLATVGAVFLPEFWQDLPRWLPHIVALGVWVGSFVQLGDLFESLVKRAAGVKDAGHLFPGHGGMLDRIDGLLAAVPVYFFYMHYIVRLL from the coding sequence GTGACTTCGCTCACGAAGCGCCTCGTCACCGCCACCGTGGCCATTCCGCTCGTGCTGGCCGTCTTCTGGGTTGCCGAGCGCTACCAAGCAGGATGGGCGGTGGCCCTGTTCCTCGCCGCAGTGGGCACGGTCGCCGGCTGGGAATACCTGGACCTGGTGGGCCGGCTGGGCATCCCCCTGCCGCGGGAGCTGTTCCTCCTGGCCGTTCCCGCGTTCTTGCTCCTTCTTCTCCCCTGGAACGGCCAGTACGCCCTTGTGCTGGCGTGGGGCGTGGTGTACCTGATCGTGATCTACAGCTTCTTCCGCCGCGGCCCCGAGGAGGGGTTCTTCGCGTCCCTGGCCGGGATCTTCGGGTTCCTGTACGTCCCGGTGACCTTGGGGTTCGTGTACCTCTTGTTCAAGGCAGGGTTCGCCTACGTGGTGCATTTCCTGCTCATCGTGTGGGGCTACGATTCCGGAGCCTACTTTGTGGGGAGCCAATTCGGCCGTCACCAGCTCCTCCCCCGCATTTCGCTCGCCAAGACCTGGGAAGGGACCGCTGGCGGGCTGCTCTTGGCCACCGTCGGCGCGGTGTTCCTCCCCGAGTTCTGGCAGGACCTTCCGCGTTGGCTCCCCCACATCGTGGCCCTCGGGGTGTGGGTGGGGAGCTTCGTCCAGCTCGGGGACCTGTTCGAGTCCCTGGTGAAGCGGGCGGCAGGGGTAAAGGACGCCGGGCACCTCTTCCCCGGCCACGGGGGGATGCTGGACCGCATCGATGGCCTCCTCGCCGCGGTCCCCGTATACTTTTTCTACATGCACTACATCGTGCGTCTGCTCTAG
- a CDS encoding carboxymuconolactone decarboxylase family protein: protein MGKAEAFFSERARLNELVLKHGNLTIKRFFALDGDAYEDGALPRKTKELMGLVASLVLRCDDCVTYHLVQARLAGAKAAEITEAMAIALVVGGSIVIPHLRRGVELLAELEEGHDEAGRDRR, encoded by the coding sequence ATGGGCAAAGCGGAGGCGTTTTTCAGCGAGCGAGCCCGGCTGAACGAACTTGTACTCAAGCACGGGAACCTGACGATCAAAAGATTCTTCGCCCTGGACGGGGATGCGTACGAGGACGGGGCCCTTCCCCGCAAGACGAAGGAACTGATGGGCCTCGTGGCCTCGCTCGTCCTGCGGTGCGACGACTGCGTCACCTACCACCTCGTCCAAGCCCGGTTGGCCGGAGCCAAAGCGGCGGAGATCACCGAAGCCATGGCGATCGCCTTGGTCGTGGGCGGATCGATCGTCATCCCCCATCTGCGCCGGGGGGTGGAGCTGCTCGCGGAACTCGAGGAGGGCCACGATGAAGCCGGCCGTGATCGCCGTTGA
- a CDS encoding TldD/PmbA family protein, which translates to MEELVQFGLNVLADLGVDYGEVRGERRIEENIDTRNREVDMLSRRESRGIGIRVLHRGAWGFAATGDLTKTGLRRAATSALAIARATAQLQREPVELAPEPAHRDAFATPCVRDPLAVPLEEKLGLLITAAERILAVPGVAMAKGSMAAWRIEKVFGNTEGSLIRQTITSCGAGIEAYAAGAGEIQRRSYPNSFGGDFANAGYEFIEAMDLPGHAQGIAEEAVALLSAPVCPTGVFDVIIGGSQMALQVHESLGHPSELDRVLGTELSYAGGSFLTLDKRGNFRYGSDIVNIVADATVPGGLGTFGYDDEGVPAQKVDLVRGGMFVGYLTSRETAPKIGVQRSGGAARASSWARIPLIRMTNISLLPGRGTLDELIAGTEHGIYLETNKSWSIDDRRVNFQFGTEIAWEIRGGRKARMLKNALYTGITPEFWRSCVAICGPQEWHMWGLPNCGKGEPGQVMQVGHGTAPAKFTGVQVRGTG; encoded by the coding sequence ATGGAAGAGCTCGTCCAGTTTGGGCTGAACGTCTTGGCCGACCTCGGGGTGGACTACGGAGAGGTGCGGGGGGAGCGGCGCATCGAGGAGAACATCGACACGAGGAACCGCGAGGTGGACATGCTGTCGCGCCGGGAATCCCGAGGGATTGGAATCCGCGTCCTCCACCGAGGCGCGTGGGGGTTCGCCGCCACCGGTGACCTCACGAAAACGGGTCTCCGCCGCGCCGCCACGAGCGCCCTGGCCATCGCCCGAGCCACCGCTCAACTGCAGCGGGAACCGGTCGAACTCGCCCCGGAACCCGCCCACCGGGACGCGTTCGCCACCCCTTGCGTCCGCGATCCCTTGGCCGTTCCCCTCGAGGAAAAGCTGGGCCTCCTCATCACCGCCGCCGAGCGGATCCTCGCCGTTCCCGGGGTGGCCATGGCCAAGGGGTCGATGGCCGCGTGGCGCATCGAGAAGGTATTCGGAAACACCGAGGGCAGCCTCATTCGGCAGACGATCACCAGCTGTGGGGCCGGGATCGAGGCCTACGCCGCAGGAGCGGGGGAGATCCAGCGCCGCTCCTACCCTAACTCCTTCGGGGGGGACTTCGCCAACGCCGGCTACGAGTTCATCGAGGCGATGGACCTCCCCGGCCACGCCCAAGGCATCGCCGAGGAGGCGGTGGCCCTCCTCTCCGCCCCGGTCTGCCCGACGGGCGTGTTCGACGTCATCATCGGGGGTTCCCAGATGGCCCTCCAGGTGCACGAGTCCCTGGGGCACCCCTCGGAGCTGGATCGGGTGCTGGGCACCGAGCTCTCCTACGCCGGGGGGAGCTTCCTCACCCTGGATAAGCGGGGGAACTTCCGGTACGGGTCAGACATCGTGAACATCGTCGCCGATGCCACCGTCCCCGGGGGCCTCGGTACGTTCGGCTACGACGACGAGGGCGTGCCCGCCCAGAAGGTCGACTTGGTGAGGGGCGGCATGTTCGTCGGCTACCTCACGTCACGGGAGACGGCGCCCAAGATCGGCGTCCAGCGTAGCGGCGGGGCGGCCCGAGCGTCGAGCTGGGCGAGGATCCCTCTCATCCGCATGACCAACATCAGCCTCCTCCCCGGCCGGGGGACCCTGGACGAGCTCATCGCGGGCACCGAGCATGGGATCTACTTGGAGACGAACAAGTCGTGGTCCATCGACGACCGCCGGGTCAACTTTCAGTTCGGCACCGAGATCGCCTGGGAGATCCGGGGCGGGCGCAAGGCCCGGATGCTCAAGAACGCCCTCTATACCGGGATCACCCCCGAGTTCTGGCGGTCGTGCGTGGCCATCTGTGGCCCCCAGGAGTGGCACATGTGGGGCCTACCCAACTGCGGTAAAGGGGAGCCGGGCCAGGTGATGCAGGTCGGGCACGGGACGGCCCCGGCCAAGTTCACAGGGGTCCAGGTGCGGGGCACGGGATGA
- the uppS gene encoding polyprenyl diphosphate synthase, producing MSLSELLSAVRARPLPQHVAVIMDGNGRWAKARGLSRTEGHRQGALVVERLTRFVGEERLFPYLTVFAFSTENWGRPKEELEFLFALLDGFIRDKLGELAARGVRLRVLGAVDRLPASLRRTLAAAVEETKGNDVLHLSVALNFGGRWEIVEGVKRAMAMAREGKATALSEDAFRKLLPTAELPDPDLIIRSGGEQRLSNFFLWGAAYAELYFTPTLWPDFDEEVLLRAIHDFQGRKRNFGRVTT from the coding sequence GTGTCCTTGTCGGAGCTCCTTAGCGCGGTGCGGGCGCGACCACTCCCCCAGCACGTGGCGGTGATCATGGACGGGAACGGCCGCTGGGCCAAGGCCCGCGGGCTTTCCCGCACCGAAGGCCATCGGCAGGGGGCGTTGGTGGTGGAGCGGCTGACCCGGTTCGTGGGCGAGGAACGCCTGTTCCCCTACCTCACCGTGTTCGCCTTCTCCACCGAGAACTGGGGCCGGCCCAAGGAAGAACTGGAGTTCCTGTTTGCGCTCCTCGATGGTTTCATCCGCGACAAACTCGGCGAGCTCGCCGCACGCGGGGTGCGGTTGCGGGTGCTGGGCGCGGTGGACCGACTTCCGGCGTCGTTGCGCCGCACCCTCGCCGCCGCGGTGGAGGAGACCAAGGGCAACGACGTCCTCCACCTTTCGGTGGCCCTCAACTTCGGCGGACGGTGGGAGATCGTGGAGGGGGTGAAACGGGCGATGGCCATGGCCCGGGAGGGGAAGGCGACCGCCTTGTCCGAGGACGCGTTCCGCAAGCTCCTGCCCACGGCCGAGCTCCCCGATCCCGACCTCATCATCCGCTCCGGCGGGGAACAACGCCTGTCCAACTTCTTCCTGTGGGGAGCGGCCTATGCCGAGCTCTACTTCACCCCCACCCTATGGCCGGACTTCGACGAGGAGGTACTGCTCCGGGCGATCCACGACTTCCAAGGCCGCAAGCGGAACTTCGGCCGGGTGACCACGTGA
- a CDS encoding MTH1187 family thiamine-binding protein, with the protein MIVCEFSVVPLGRGESVSAEVAQCLRIVRESGLSHQLTAMGTLLEGEWDEIMAVVRRCHEAVRARNRRVLTTIRIDDRDAPPGRLQAKVQSVEEKLARA; encoded by the coding sequence ATGATCGTGTGCGAGTTCTCGGTCGTCCCTTTGGGCAGAGGGGAGTCGGTGTCCGCCGAGGTGGCCCAGTGCCTTAGGATCGTGCGGGAGAGCGGCCTCTCCCACCAGCTCACGGCGATGGGCACCCTGCTCGAAGGGGAATGGGACGAAATCATGGCCGTGGTCCGTCGCTGCCACGAGGCGGTGCGAGCGAGGAACCGCCGCGTCCTGACCACGATCCGCATCGACGACCGCGATGCCCCGCCGGGGCGGCTTCAGGCCAAGGTCCAATCGGTGGAGGAAAAGCTCGCCCGGGCCTAG